One genomic segment of Pseudomonas chlororaphis subsp. aurantiaca includes these proteins:
- a CDS encoding DUF6482 family protein, translated as MNLHELNAYAVAGKIDELNLISLEGGIYLLEARMHGTAYPLSDTHGQMLHLRSVEHAREVLHAFPKLPFNLIHASVHDEMCGLSANTDDSLRVPLAVRPA; from the coding sequence ATGAACCTGCACGAGTTGAATGCTTATGCCGTCGCCGGAAAAATCGACGAGCTGAACCTGATCTCCCTCGAAGGCGGTATCTATCTGCTCGAGGCGCGGATGCATGGGACGGCCTATCCATTGAGCGACACCCACGGTCAGATGTTGCATCTGCGCTCGGTGGAGCATGCCCGCGAAGTGCTGCATGCCTTTCCCAAGCTGCCCTTCAACCTGATCCACGCTTCAGTGCATGACGAAATGTGCGGCCTCTCGGCCAACACCGATGACAGCCTGCGGGTGCCCCTCGCCGTTCGTCCTGCCTGA
- a CDS encoding DUF3015 domain-containing protein — protein MKRILLGTLFTAVSINAMAQAPGGPDCGWGNLLFEGQRGTPAHFLASTTNGTSGNATFGMTSGTNGCSTNSALTYGGKSWFAMNGMMNELSEDMAKGEGEALTTYAVVLGVAPEDRAHFAAVTHEHFQQIFSRADVTAEDVHTNTLAVLKSDARLAKYATPA, from the coding sequence ATGAAACGGATTCTTCTCGGTACTCTCTTCACCGCTGTTTCCATCAATGCAATGGCCCAAGCGCCAGGCGGTCCGGATTGTGGGTGGGGCAACCTGCTGTTCGAAGGGCAGCGCGGCACTCCGGCTCACTTCCTGGCCTCCACCACCAACGGCACCTCCGGTAACGCGACCTTCGGTATGACTTCCGGCACCAACGGCTGCTCGACCAACAGTGCGCTGACTTACGGCGGCAAATCCTGGTTTGCCATGAATGGCATGATGAACGAGCTCTCCGAAGACATGGCCAAAGGTGAAGGCGAAGCGCTGACCACCTATGCCGTGGTTCTGGGCGTCGCTCCCGAAGACCGCGCGCACTTCGCCGCCGTCACCCACGAGCACTTCCAGCAGATCTTCAGCAGAGCCGACGTGACCGCGGAAGATGTGCACACCAACACCCTGGCCGTGCTGAAAAGCGATGCACGCCTGGCCAAATACGCCACCCCGGCTTAA
- a CDS encoding TIGR00645 family protein has translation MERFIENAMYASRWLLAPIYFGLSLGLLALALKFFQEVFHVIPNVFTMAESDLILVLLSLIDMALVGGLLVMVMISGYENFVSQLDIDENKEKLSWLGKMDSSSLKMKVAASIVAISSIHLLRVFMDAKNIEPQYLMWYVIIHMTFVISAFAMGYLDKLTKH, from the coding sequence ATGGAACGCTTTATCGAGAATGCAATGTACGCCTCGCGCTGGCTGCTGGCGCCGATCTACTTCGGTCTGTCCCTGGGGCTGCTCGCCCTGGCCCTGAAGTTCTTCCAGGAAGTCTTCCACGTCATTCCCAACGTGTTCACCATGGCCGAGTCCGACCTGATCCTGGTGCTGCTGTCGTTGATCGACATGGCGCTGGTCGGCGGCCTGCTGGTGATGGTGATGATTTCCGGCTACGAGAACTTCGTGTCTCAGCTGGACATCGACGAGAACAAGGAAAAGCTCAGCTGGCTGGGCAAGATGGACTCCTCCTCGCTGAAGATGAAGGTGGCCGCGTCCATTGTCGCGATCTCCTCGATCCATCTGCTGCGGGTATTCATGGATGCGAAGAACATCGAACCGCAGTACCTGATGTGGTATGTGATCATCCACATGACCTTCGTGATTTCGGCTTTCGCCATGGGCTATCTGGACAAGCTGACCAAGCACTGA
- a CDS encoding PA4575 family protein, protein MSRNLCLTRQCLGLVTRIECSIRPLAGDNGMWTLLFAAGMAGEQPSAIKAQGPFCGPSVAESILDSIVESLTTHGYELADDPQIWCLHLQAQLRQINGERCRH, encoded by the coding sequence ATGTCGCGCAACCTCTGCCTTACTCGCCAGTGTCTTGGCCTGGTCACCCGTATCGAGTGCAGTATCCGCCCGCTGGCGGGAGATAACGGAATGTGGACCCTACTGTTCGCGGCCGGAATGGCCGGCGAACAACCTTCGGCCATCAAGGCCCAGGGACCTTTCTGCGGTCCCAGCGTGGCCGAATCCATCCTTGATTCCATCGTCGAAAGCCTGACCACCCATGGCTATGAGCTGGCCGACGATCCGCAGATCTGGTGCCTGCACCTTCAGGCGCAACTACGGCAGATCAATGGCGAACGCTGCCGCCATTGA
- a CDS encoding Lon protease family protein: MPDPVAASLRLAPEALTRPFSAEQFSFSTTNDLEPFRGVLGQERAVEALQFGVAMPRPGYNVFVMGEPGTGRFSFVKRYLKAEGKRLQTPSDWVYVNNFDEPREPRALELPSGAAGAFISDINGLIDNLLATFPAVFEHPSYQQKKSAIDRAFNQRYDRALDVIERLALEKDVALYRDSSNIAFTPMLDGKALDEAEFAQLPEADRERFHEDISALEERLNEELASLPQWKRESSNQLRHLNEETITLALQPLLAPLSEKYAENAGVCGYLQAMQVYLLKTVVEQLVDDSKTDAVARKLLEEQYGPSLVVGHPASGGAPVVFEPHPTYDNLFGRIEYSTDQGALYTTYRQLRPGALHRANGGFLILEAEKMLSEPFVWDALKRALQSRKLKMESPLGELGRLATVTLTPQHIPLQVKVVIIGARQLYYTLQDLDPDFQEMFRVLVDFDEDIPMVDESLEQFAQLLKTRTSEEGMAPLTADAVARLATYSARLAEHQGRLSARIGDLFQLVSEADFIRHLASDEMTDAGHIERALKAKATRTGRVSARILDDMLAGIILIDTDGAAVGKCNGLTVLEVGDSAFGVPARISATVYPGGSGIVDIEREVNLGQPIHSKGVMILTGYLGSRYAQEFPLAISASIALEQSYGYVDGDSASLGEACTLISALSKTPLKQCFAITGSINQFGEVQAVGGVNEKIEGFFRLCEARGLTGEQGAIIPHANVATLMLDEKVLAAVRAGQFHVYAVRQADEALSLLVGEPAGEPDADGQFPEGSVNARVVERLRVIAEMVSEEDLKEAEKEQAQEALAETKPA; the protein is encoded by the coding sequence ATGCCTGATCCTGTTGCTGCCAGCTTGCGTCTAGCGCCCGAAGCGCTGACCCGTCCGTTTTCCGCTGAACAGTTCAGCTTCTCGACCACCAATGATTTGGAGCCCTTTCGCGGTGTGCTTGGCCAGGAACGTGCGGTCGAAGCCTTGCAGTTCGGTGTGGCCATGCCACGCCCCGGTTACAACGTCTTTGTCATGGGCGAGCCCGGCACTGGCCGCTTCTCTTTCGTCAAGCGCTACCTGAAGGCTGAAGGCAAACGCCTGCAGACCCCGTCCGACTGGGTCTACGTCAATAATTTCGATGAGCCGCGCGAGCCACGCGCGCTGGAGCTGCCTTCGGGGGCCGCGGGGGCGTTCATCAGTGACATCAACGGCCTGATCGACAACCTGCTGGCGACCTTTCCGGCGGTTTTCGAGCATCCGTCCTATCAACAGAAGAAAAGCGCCATCGACCGCGCGTTCAACCAGCGTTACGACCGTGCCCTCGATGTGATCGAGCGCCTGGCGCTGGAGAAGGACGTCGCGCTGTACCGCGACAGCAGCAATATCGCCTTCACCCCGATGCTCGACGGCAAGGCGCTGGACGAGGCTGAGTTCGCGCAATTACCCGAGGCCGATCGCGAGCGTTTTCATGAGGACATTTCCGCCCTGGAAGAGCGCCTCAACGAAGAACTGGCGAGCCTGCCGCAGTGGAAGCGCGAGTCGAGCAACCAGCTGCGTCACCTCAATGAAGAAACCATCACCCTGGCCTTGCAGCCGCTGCTGGCGCCGCTGTCCGAGAAGTACGCGGAAAACGCCGGTGTGTGTGGCTACCTGCAAGCCATGCAGGTGTACCTGCTCAAGACCGTGGTCGAGCAACTGGTGGACGACAGCAAGACCGACGCGGTGGCCCGCAAGCTGCTGGAAGAACAGTACGGTCCGAGCCTGGTGGTCGGCCATCCGGCCAGTGGCGGCGCGCCGGTGGTGTTCGAGCCGCACCCGACCTACGACAACCTGTTTGGCCGCATCGAATACAGCACCGACCAGGGCGCACTCTACACCACTTACCGGCAGCTGCGTCCGGGTGCCCTGCATCGGGCCAACGGCGGTTTCCTGATTCTCGAAGCCGAGAAGATGCTCAGCGAACCCTTTGTCTGGGATGCCCTCAAGCGGGCCCTGCAATCGCGCAAGCTGAAGATGGAGTCGCCGCTGGGCGAACTGGGGCGCCTGGCCACCGTGACCCTGACCCCGCAACACATCCCGTTGCAGGTCAAGGTCGTGATCATCGGTGCCCGCCAGCTGTACTACACGCTGCAGGACCTGGATCCGGACTTCCAGGAAATGTTCCGCGTGCTGGTGGACTTCGACGAAGACATCCCGATGGTGGACGAGAGCCTCGAACAGTTCGCCCAACTGCTGAAAACCCGTACCTCCGAAGAAGGTATGGCGCCGCTGACCGCGGACGCGGTGGCGCGCCTGGCGACCTATAGCGCCCGGCTGGCGGAGCATCAGGGGCGCTTGTCGGCGCGTATTGGCGATTTGTTCCAGCTGGTCAGCGAGGCGGACTTCATCCGTCACCTGGCCTCGGACGAGATGACCGATGCCGGGCACATCGAACGGGCGCTCAAAGCCAAGGCCACCCGTACCGGGCGAGTTTCGGCGCGGATTCTCGACGACATGCTGGCGGGGATCATTCTGATCGACACCGATGGCGCTGCCGTGGGCAAGTGCAACGGGCTGACCGTGCTGGAAGTGGGCGACTCGGCCTTTGGCGTGCCAGCACGGATTTCCGCCACGGTCTATCCGGGGGGCAGCGGTATCGTCGACATCGAGCGTGAGGTCAATCTCGGCCAGCCGATTCACTCCAAGGGCGTGATGATCCTCACCGGCTACCTGGGCAGCCGTTACGCGCAGGAATTCCCCCTGGCGATCTCAGCGAGCATCGCGCTGGAGCAATCCTACGGTTATGTCGATGGCGACAGTGCGTCGCTGGGTGAGGCGTGCACGCTAATCTCGGCCTTGTCGAAAACCCCGCTCAAGCAATGCTTTGCCATTACCGGATCGATCAACCAGTTCGGTGAGGTGCAGGCGGTTGGCGGGGTCAATGAGAAGATCGAGGGTTTCTTCCGCCTCTGCGAAGCGCGGGGCCTGACGGGCGAGCAAGGCGCGATCATTCCTCACGCCAACGTCGCCACCCTGATGCTCGACGAGAAGGTGCTGGCGGCGGTCCGCGCCGGGCAATTCCATGTGTATGCCGTGCGCCAGGCAGACGAAGCCCTGAGCCTGCTGGTCGGCGAGCCTGCGGGCGAGCCGGATGCGGATGGCCAGTTCCCGGAAGGCAGTGTCAACGCGCGGGTGGTGGAGCGCCTGCGGGTCATCGCTGAAATGGTCAGCGAGGAGGATCTCAAGGAAGCGGAAAAAGAGCAGGCGCAAGAAGCATTGGCGGAAACCAAGCCGGCATGA